From a region of the Zonotrichia albicollis isolate bZonAlb1 chromosome 5, bZonAlb1.hap1, whole genome shotgun sequence genome:
- the HTRA2 gene encoding serine protease HTRA2, mitochondrial, which produces MAAAVRRLRIRCIPVPPGVQRWCRALTGTTEPPPPPPPPPPSHPPPPSAWGRSLAAAVGAGAAALVLLWARERRRSPLSAAVPAPPPAPPPTSPRAAFNFIADVVEKTAPALVYVEIVGRHPFLGREVPISNGSGFVVSPDGLIVTNAHVVANRRRVRVKLASGDMYDAVVQDVDQVADIATIKIKPKHPLPTLPLGRSAEVRQGEFVVAMGSPFALQNTITSGIVSSAQRGSRELGLAASDMEYIQTDAAIDFGNSGGPLVNLDGEVIGVNTMKVTSGISFAIPSDRLRKFLQKEEQRKSSWFGNAESKRRYIGVMMLTLTPSILAELKLRDPTFPDISYGVLIHKVIIGSPAHQAGLKAGDVVLEINGTVSRRAEDVYEAVRTQQSLALLVRRGYDTLLLSVVPEVTE; this is translated from the exons ATGGCGGCAGCGGTGCGGAGGCTGCGGATCCGGTGCATCCCGGTGCCACCGGGTGTACAGCGCTGGTGCCGAGCGCTGACCGGGACCACTGAGCCACCGCCGCCCCCTCCAccccctcctccttcccacccccCGCCGCCATCCGCCTGGGGTCGATCTTTGGCGGCGGCGGTGGGCGCCGGGGCGGCGgcgctggtgctgctgtgggccCGGGAGCGCCGCCGGTCCCCGCTGAGCGCCGCCgtgcccgccccgccgcccgccccgccgcccacCTCACCCCGCGCCGCCTTCAACTTCATCGCTGACGTGGTGGAGAAAACGGCGCCCGCGCTGGTCTACGTGGAGATCGTGGGCAG ACACCCCTTCCTGGGCCGGGAGGTGCCCATCTCCAATGGTTCAGGCTTCGTGGTGTCCCCGGACGGGCTGATTGTCACCAATGCCCACGTGGTGGCCAACCGGCGGCGCGTGCGGGTGAAGCTGGCCAGCGGTGACATGTACGACGCCGTGGTGCAGGACGTGGACCAGGTGGCCGACATTGCCACCATCAAGATCAAGCCCAAG cacccGCTGCCCACGCTGCCCCTGGGCCGCTCGGCCGAGGTGAGGCAGGGCGAGttcgtggtggccatgggcagCCCCTTTGCCCTGCAGAACACCATCACCTCGGGCATCGTCAGCTCGGCGCAGCGCGGCAGCCGCGAGCTGGGCCTAGCCGCCTCCGACATGGAGTACATCCAGACCGACGCTGCCATCGAC TTTGGGAACTCTGGGGGCCCCCTCGTCAACCTG GATGGCGAGGTGATTGGTGTGAACACCATGAAGGTGACGTCGGGCATCTCCTTTGCCATCCCCTCGGACCGGCTCCGGAAGTTCCTGCAGAAGGAGGAGCAGCGCAAGA GCTCTTGGTTTGGCAATGCAGAGTCCAAGCGCCGGTACATCGGGGTGATGATGCTGACCCTCACTCCCAG CATCCTGGCAGAGCTGAAGCTGCGTGACCCCACCTTCCCTGACATCTCCTATGGCGTGCTGATCCACAAGGTGATCATTGGCTCCCCAGCACACCA ggcagggctgaaGGCCGGGGACGTGGTGCTGGAGATCAATGGGACAGTGTCACGGCGTGCTGAGGATGTGTACGAGGCGGTGAGGAcgcagcagagcctggccctgctggtgcGGCGTGGCTATGACACCCTGCTGCTGAGCGTCGTCCCCGAGGTCACCGAGTAG